Part of the Anaerolineales bacterium genome is shown below.
TACCCCCGTTCCGAAGGAAAGCCGAGCGGGGGGATTGCCAGCCAAACTCCCCCCATGCTAGAATTTGGCCCCTTCCCCCGGAGATATCGGGAAAGACACCTAGGACCGGCATACATCTGGCGCCAAACGTTTGTTCGCTGACAAGCGCAAGGCAAGGTGAGTGGGTATGCGTTGTCCATACTGCCAGACGGATAACACACGCGTCATCGACACCACACATGAGTCGCGGGGTGGGGTGCGCAGGCGCCGGGTGTGCCAGGCCTGCGGCCAGCGCTTCAGCACCCATGAACGGGCGGTGCTGGCAACTCCAATGGTAATCAAGCAGGATGGCACTCGCGAGGAATTTAATCGCGAGAAGCTGGCAAGCGGCATACGAATTTCCTGCGCCAAGCGACCGGTTTCGGCGGCGGATATCGATCGGATGGTGGGCGAGATCGAGTCGGCCTTGCAGACCATGGGCAAGCCGGAAGTCGCTTCGCGCGTGATCGGCGACATGGTCATCGCCGGCCTGAAGGAACTCGACCACATCGCCTACATCCGCTACGCCATTGTCTATCTCAAGATGGATGATCTTCGCTCGATCCGCGACGAAATCAACCGTCTGCTTGAAGGCTAAGTCAAACTGCTGGGGTTCGGGAGCGGACAGGCTCTCGGTGTTTCGTTACTGTGGGAGGTGGTTGGATGACCGATAGAGCTGACCCCGACACCAGCGTGCAGGCACAGCCCGCGACCAGCGTGATGCGGCCGTCAATGCCGGAGGGCCTACGCCGGGTCGAGCTGAGTGACAATGCCCGGACGGTGCTGACCAAGCGTTACATCCGCAAGGGGCCCGACGGCGAGCCGCTGGAAACGGTCGAGGGGATGTTCTGGCGCGTCGCTTACCACATCGCCGAAGTCGAGCGGGAGTGGAGCGGCGACGTGATGCGCTCCGCCTCCGAGTTCTTCGAGTTGCTGGCCTCGAAGCGGTTCTTCCCCAACTCGCCTACCTTCACCGGCGCCGGCACGCCCCTGGGGCAGTTGGCGGCGTGCTTCGTGTTACCGATCGCCGATGACATGGGACGGGACTCCTCTGGCATCTTCCAGACCCTGCGTGACGCAGCCTTGATCCAGCAAACTGGTGGAGGCAATGGGTTCTCGTTCAGCCG
Proteins encoded:
- the nrdR gene encoding transcriptional regulator NrdR, coding for MRCPYCQTDNTRVIDTTHESRGGVRRRRVCQACGQRFSTHERAVLATPMVIKQDGTREEFNREKLASGIRISCAKRPVSAADIDRMVGEIESALQTMGKPEVASRVIGDMVIAGLKELDHIAYIRYAIVYLKMDDLRSIRDEINRLLEG